The DNA region taattatgcaGATGCCTACACTTTTTTAATGtcttgaattaaaataaaaacgtttaagaaaaataattttgttttaagttcGATTTGCCTAGCCTAAACCAACTTTTAGAAcactaatctatactattagcAGTGAGATTCTAGTTTTGGCCATTGTGTATCTAACTTTGCTTTCATTGTTCTACAGGTTTTGAGTTTTACAAGAGGATTTTTTAGTTGACTATAGACATCTGATCAAGATATGAATCCAAATTTGCGTCAGAGAGTTGGAGAAGATGGTGAGGATACGAGTCGTAGGGTGCGTCAGAGAGTGGAGGAAGATGTAGCACGAAAGGATCAAAAGCCTGTGGACTGGGCTAGTATGATCTACGACCCGATGCTCCATATCTTTATGCTATTAGACTACCCCGACCGAGCTAGCTTAGCATCGACATGTAAAGCATGGAAAAGCATTGGCGCTTCTCCTTACCTGTGGAGTTCTTTGGATCTTCGGGCTTACAGTTTTAATCTCTCACTGGCGGCTTGTCTTGCGAATAGGTGTGCTGATCTTCAGAAGGTTAGGTTCCGTGGTCTTCACTCTTCCTCTGCCTTAGTTAATCTCAAAGCAAAGAATCTGAGGGAGATAAGCGGTGAAAGTTGTGGGAATGTAACAGATGCCAAACTGTCTATGATCGTTGCACGCCACAAAGCTCTTGAGAGCCTCCATCTTGGACCAGGATTTGGCGAGAAGATCACTAGTGAGGCTATAAAGCGTATAGCCATTTTCTGTCCCAAACTTAAATCGCTTCGTCTCTCTGGAATGAGAGATGTTAGCTCCGAGGCGATTACATCTTTGGCCCAGCATTGTCCACAGCTCAGTGATGTTGGATTCCTAGATTGTCTGAGCATCAACGAAGAAGCGCTTGGACAAGTGGTTTCTCTTCGATACCTTGCTGTCACTGGGACATCAAGCATTAACTGGAGAGTTGCAACTGAGAGTTGGGAGAAGCTTCCGAACTTAATCGGTTTGGATGTCTCGAGAACCAGCATTGACCATGTGGCGGTTTCAAGGCTGTTGACATCATCTCAAAGCTTGAAAGTTGTGTGTGCTTTAAACTGCCATATGCTCGAAAATGTTGCAGATTTTGACCCTGATGAATTCGAAGGAAAGATCTTGATTGCTAAGTTTAACAATACTTTAAACGCTTCTATATTATTTGAAGATAACTCAAAGATGCTAAATGAAGAAACAATGCGTTGGCTTGAGTGGAACCTTTCTCGTACGCTTCTATATTTGGCAGAATATAACTTGCTAGGACTGAACAGTTTCTGGCATAACCATGGACCGAAGTTGTTTCTCAGGCTAATGCAAAGCTCACAAGAGGATGTTCAAGAGAGAGCAGCCACAGGACTTGCTGCTTTCATCCATATGGGTGATGACAATGCTAGTATATCAGTTATGCGTGATGGAGGCATCCCAATTCTGTTAAAATTTGCTAAATCTTGGAAAGAAAGTTTCCAGTCAGAAGCTGCAAGGGCTATTGCAAACCTGTCTTTAAATGATAATGCTGCAAAGGCTGTTGCTGAAGAAGGAGGGGTCGATGTTATTCTTGGTTTAGCAAAGTCTAGGAGTAGACTTGTGGCTCACGAAGCTGCTGGTGCACTGTGGCATCTCTCTCTTGGAGACGCATATAAGGTAACTTTGTCCCCTTATAAAGAGTTGTTAAACCTTTTGCTCTTTAGTTAACATTGTTGCTTCttgtttattttgtattataaGGCCATTGTACAAGCTGGAGGAGTGATTGTGTTGATGGAGCTTCTCTCTAGATGGCCATATGACCGTGGTGAACTTCTGGTACAGGCTTGCCACCTTTAAAcactcacatttttattttagaaatatcttAAATTAATACTTCTACCTAAGTATTATCAAAACCAGTATTAGGGCTTTTAGAAAAGATTGTAGAGATGTCTTGTTCATTAAGttcaaagattttgttagatttggtaattttatttttatattttgttcattCTGAAAAGAAGTATTTATCTACTCCCTTTTGTCTTTGATCAGGAGCGTGCTGCTGGTGCACTAGCTAATTTAGCAGGAGACGACAAGTGCAGCAGGGAAATTGCAAAAGCAGGAGGTGTGCATGCCTTGGTAATGCTAGCTCGAAACTGCGAGTATAAAGGAGCACAAGAACATGtacttccttttttttatacatattcTATGCTTATGCTTGTGATTGTCTTAACTTGGTTTGTCACacattgtcttcttctttttttttccctcagGCGGCTCGTGGTTTGGCTAATCTGGCTGCTCATGATGATAGCAACAATAACAATGCTGCTATTGGAAAAGAGCCTCATGCTTTGGAAACTATTATTCAGCTGACGAGATCCCATCATGGTGGTGTTAAACTAGAAGCAGCTGGTGCTCTTTGGAACTTGGCATACGATGAAAAGAATAGAGAATTGATCGCTGCATTGGGTGGTGTTCAAGCCTcggtattattatatatatttccttttctgtcttttatttcatatttttgtgtCTGTGTGTGTTTTAGATACATCACTTGTGTTtcttgattatatattttaggtGGCACTTGCCTACTCCTGTATGAATGCATCAAGAGATCTACAAAAGAGTGCAGCTGGTGCTCTTTGGAGTCTATCACACTCAAATGGAAACAGGTGTGCATccgtttgaattttttttttcattgcaGCTTCCTAGCTACATCAATGCAAAACTGATTGAGATGATacattttttgttctttctatAATCAGCATTGTAAT from Raphanus sativus cultivar WK10039 chromosome 8, ASM80110v3, whole genome shotgun sequence includes:
- the LOC108820370 gene encoding protein ARABIDILLO 2-like produces the protein MNPNLRQRVGEDGEDTSRRVRQRVEEDVARKDQKPVDWASMIYDPMLHIFMLLDYPDRASLASTCKAWKSIGASPYLWSSLDLRAYSFNLSLAACLANRCADLQKVRFRGLHSSSALVNLKAKNLREISGESCGNVTDAKLSMIVARHKALESLHLGPGFGEKITSEAIKRIAIFCPKLKSLRLSGMRDVSSEAITSLAQHCPQLSDVGFLDCLSINEEALGQVVSLRYLAVTGTSSINWRVATESWEKLPNLIGLDVSRTSIDHVAVSRLLTSSQSLKVVCALNCHMLENVADFDPDEFEGKILIAKFNNTLNASILFEDNSKMLNEETMRWLEWNLSRTLLYLAEYNLLGLNSFWHNHGPKLFLRLMQSSQEDVQERAATGLAAFIHMGDDNASISVMRDGGIPILLKFAKSWKESFQSEAARAIANLSLNDNAAKAVAEEGGVDVILGLAKSRSRLVAHEAAGALWHLSLGDAYKAIVQAGGVIVLMELLSRWPYDRGELLERAAGALANLAGDDKCSREIAKAGGVHALVMLARNCEYKGAQEHAARGLANLAAHDDSNNNNAAIGKEPHALETIIQLTRSHHGGVKLEAAGALWNLAYDEKNRELIAALGGVQASVALAYSCMNASRDLQKSAAGALWSLSHSNGNSIVIGLEGGIPPLVSLARSQYKDVHEAAAGALWNLSSNHDNALGIVEEGGVLALGRLCTTSPSKMARFLAALTLAYIVDGRLDECVKASPGERSSKSVRLPKVIISGLKYIERFINGFMDPKIIKTAASSFTPSKSAQVLKEVICIPEDDNLRCSGEEIGRFVKMLCNPSSPVLQKIAVFALLQFTLPGASHAKHHASLMHNAKYPRLLRIAAAATSMPREAKIFAKVVLRNLEYHQPECSKGKKVINFQIRLGRQFH